A stretch of Henckelia pumila isolate YLH828 chromosome 4, ASM3356847v2, whole genome shotgun sequence DNA encodes these proteins:
- the LOC140860201 gene encoding uncharacterized protein isoform X1 — protein MRLCRNVVVPAKFSRQFGRQGVIKASNIWLDKVSFEMSDVWPESTVQCRGKSMIASVPSDASKTKKTSKRVSMDVRKSMVEKYVDKYRTMNAGKFPSASDAKKNVGGCYYVVRRILQELEYNSSLATGLQEVSRKRKPKEVVISVKPSLDVLIPSSDSRLEADSFDTLSVTKPEEESGLLTMDVDTSSSQMESDSTIFYDVKRNRVFVDKEVDKGKSLFEAEEFSSNDAIADESILNLQTEESSSLNIESAERSQSLISVESDKSKDGGTQSHRLMDECEDSLHSDLESSVTKLKEMASEDFLKYDELNPDDKKHKSKIIEAEEFSSNDAIADESILNLQTEESSSINIESEERSRSLISVESDKSKDGGTQSHRPMDECEDSLHSDLESSVTKLKEMASENFLKYDDLNHDDKKHKSKILEIHEWESHKVPASTAEPENKSSMWQNLKSFANGIIGMWRRS, from the exons ATGAGGCTCTGTCGGAACGTTGTTGTGCCTGCCAAGTTCTCTCGCCAGTTTGGACGGCAAGGAGTGATCAAGGCCTCGAACATTTGGCTTGACAAAG TTTCATTTGAGATGTCTGATGTTTGGCCCGAGTCAACTGTACAGTGTCGGGGAAAATCAATGATTGCTTCAGTGCCTTCTGATGCATCAAAAACAAAGAAGACCAGTAAAAGGGTCTCAATGGACGTACGCAAATCAATGGTGGAAAAATATGTggacaa GTACAGAACAATGAACGCAGGGAAGTTCCCTTCTGCATCTGATGCGAAAAAGAATGTCGGTGGCTGCTACTATGTCGTAAGACGGATCCTTCAGGAGCTGGAATATAATTCATCTTTAGCCACTGGCTTGCAAGAGGTCTCTCGAAAGAGGAAACCGAAAGAAGTCGTCATCTCTGTTAAACCTTCCCTAGATGTACTGATTCCAAGCAGTGACTCTAGATTGGAAGCAGATAGTTTTGACACCCTATCAGTGACAAAGCCAGAAGAGGAAAGCGGATTATTAACTATGGATGTGGATACATCAAGCAGTCAAATGGAATCAGATTCAACAATTTTTTATGATGTTAAGAGAAATAGAGTTTTTGTGGATAAGGAAGTGGACAAGGGAAAGTCATTATTTGAAGCCGAAGAGTTCTCAAGCAATGATGCAATTGCGGATGAATCAATCTTGAATCTGCAGACTGAGGAATCCAGTTCCCTGAACATTGAATCGGCAGAAAGGTCACAATCTTTAATTTCAGTTGAG AGTGATAAATCAAAAGATGGCGGAACTCAATCTCATCGCCTGATGGATGAATGTGAAGATAGTTTGCATAGTGATCTTGAAAGTTCAGTGACTAAATTGAAGGAGATGGCTTCTGAAGATTTTCTGAAATATGATGAGCTGAATCCCGATGATAAGAAGCACAAATCAAAAATAATAGAAGCCGAAGAGTTCTCAAGCAATGATGCAATTGCGGATGAATCAATCTTGAATCTGCAGACTGAGGAATCCAGTTCCATCAACATTGAATCGGAAGAAAGGTCACGATCTTTAATTTCAGTTGAG AGTGATAAATCAAAAGATGGCGGAACTCAATCTCATCGCCCCATGGATGAATGTGAAGATAGTTTGCATAGTGATCTTGAAAGTTCAGTGACTAAATTGAAGGAGATGGCTTCtgaaaattttctgaaatatgATGACCTGAATCACGATGATAAGAAGCACAAATCAAAAATATTAGAAATACACGAATG GGAGTCGCACAAAGTACCAGCTTCAACTGCAGAACCGGAGAACAAATCATCTATGTGGCAGAATCTTAAATCTTTTGCAAATGGTATAATAGGCATGTGGAGAAGATCTTGA
- the LOC140860201 gene encoding uncharacterized protein isoform X2 — protein sequence MIYAYLCSSAEAREALIKIEFWSFSLYINHREDRVWYRTMNAGKFPSASDAKKNVGGCYYVVRRILQELEYNSSLATGLQEVSRKRKPKEVVISVKPSLDVLIPSSDSRLEADSFDTLSVTKPEEESGLLTMDVDTSSSQMESDSTIFYDVKRNRVFVDKEVDKGKSLFEAEEFSSNDAIADESILNLQTEESSSLNIESAERSQSLISVESDKSKDGGTQSHRLMDECEDSLHSDLESSVTKLKEMASEDFLKYDELNPDDKKHKSKIIEAEEFSSNDAIADESILNLQTEESSSINIESEERSRSLISVESDKSKDGGTQSHRPMDECEDSLHSDLESSVTKLKEMASENFLKYDDLNHDDKKHKSKILEIHEWESHKVPASTAEPENKSSMWQNLKSFANGIIGMWRRS from the exons ATGATATACGCATACCTCTGTTCTTCTGCCGAGGCCCGAGAAGCTCTCATAAAAATAGAATTTTGGAGCTTCAGCCTATACATCAACCACAGAGAAGACAGGGTTTG GTACAGAACAATGAACGCAGGGAAGTTCCCTTCTGCATCTGATGCGAAAAAGAATGTCGGTGGCTGCTACTATGTCGTAAGACGGATCCTTCAGGAGCTGGAATATAATTCATCTTTAGCCACTGGCTTGCAAGAGGTCTCTCGAAAGAGGAAACCGAAAGAAGTCGTCATCTCTGTTAAACCTTCCCTAGATGTACTGATTCCAAGCAGTGACTCTAGATTGGAAGCAGATAGTTTTGACACCCTATCAGTGACAAAGCCAGAAGAGGAAAGCGGATTATTAACTATGGATGTGGATACATCAAGCAGTCAAATGGAATCAGATTCAACAATTTTTTATGATGTTAAGAGAAATAGAGTTTTTGTGGATAAGGAAGTGGACAAGGGAAAGTCATTATTTGAAGCCGAAGAGTTCTCAAGCAATGATGCAATTGCGGATGAATCAATCTTGAATCTGCAGACTGAGGAATCCAGTTCCCTGAACATTGAATCGGCAGAAAGGTCACAATCTTTAATTTCAGTTGAG AGTGATAAATCAAAAGATGGCGGAACTCAATCTCATCGCCTGATGGATGAATGTGAAGATAGTTTGCATAGTGATCTTGAAAGTTCAGTGACTAAATTGAAGGAGATGGCTTCTGAAGATTTTCTGAAATATGATGAGCTGAATCCCGATGATAAGAAGCACAAATCAAAAATAATAGAAGCCGAAGAGTTCTCAAGCAATGATGCAATTGCGGATGAATCAATCTTGAATCTGCAGACTGAGGAATCCAGTTCCATCAACATTGAATCGGAAGAAAGGTCACGATCTTTAATTTCAGTTGAG AGTGATAAATCAAAAGATGGCGGAACTCAATCTCATCGCCCCATGGATGAATGTGAAGATAGTTTGCATAGTGATCTTGAAAGTTCAGTGACTAAATTGAAGGAGATGGCTTCtgaaaattttctgaaatatgATGACCTGAATCACGATGATAAGAAGCACAAATCAAAAATATTAGAAATACACGAATG GGAGTCGCACAAAGTACCAGCTTCAACTGCAGAACCGGAGAACAAATCATCTATGTGGCAGAATCTTAAATCTTTTGCAAATGGTATAATAGGCATGTGGAGAAGATCTTGA
- the LOC140865185 gene encoding protein OPI10 homolog has translation MFGVVFPNRSFPLDISTFKQIDATHWLLDMNHFVGESYDSIREICIFLLNSFTLPPDKALALYIQSPGSPFVFCGALTLARPSAVLSLTWPEPAQLHITAPDAPPLSANIGVSVEDIASLPSLDVAAERKIERLALKVGENLFNFMQSFCGVDGSKLVVPMDIMDRWFKKFQERARRDPEYLKGFAYQ, from the coding sequence ATGTTCGGAGTGGTGTTCCCCAATCGAAGCTTCCCTCTCGATATCTCCACCTTCAAGCAAATCGATGCCACCCATTGGCTGCTCGATATGAACCATTTCGTCGGCGAATCCTACGATTCCATCCGAGAAATCTGCATTTTCTTGCTCAACAGTTTCACCCTCCCTCCGGACAAGGCTCTGGCCCTGTACATCCAGTCCCCCGGCTCCCCTTTTGTCTTCTGCGGGGCCCTCACCCTTGCAAGACCCTCCGCAGTCCTCTCACTAACCTGGCCGGAACCAGCCCAGCTTCATATTACGGCCCCAGATGCCCCGCCGCTCTCGGCTAACATCGGGGTGTCGGTGGAGGACATCGCTTCGCTGCCATCACTGGATGTGGCCGCTGAACGGAAGATTGAGAGGCTGGCTTTGAAAGTTGGGGAGAATCTGTTCAATTTCATGCAATCGTTTTGTGGGGTAGATGGGTCGAAGCTGGTGGTGCCTATGGACATCATGGACCGATGGTTCAAGAAGTTCCAGGAGCGTGCCAGGCGTGATCCAGAGTATTTGAAAGGGTTTGCCTATCAGTAA